Proteins encoded in a region of the Nicotiana tomentosiformis chromosome 9, ASM39032v3, whole genome shotgun sequence genome:
- the LOC138899057 gene encoding uncharacterized protein gives MVDNYKQWDEKLPFALLRYRTTVRTSTGATPYLLVYGTEAVIPAEVEIPSLKIIQEAELSHEEWVQSFYEQLALIDGKRLNAVCHSQLYQNRMARAFNKKKLTERFGQNLSTQTQSRDTIFRIVYISSFDITELHLT, from the exons atggtagacaattacaaacaatgggACGAGAAGCTACCCTTTGCTCTGCTCAGGTATCGTACCacagttcgcacatcaactggggcaactccttacctGTTGGTCTATGGTACGGAAGCGGTTATCCCTgccgaagtagaaatcccttctctaaaaatcatacaagaagctgagctcagcCACGAAGAATGGGTACAAAGCTTCTATGAACAACTGGCCCTCATTGATGGAAAGAGATTGAATGCAGTATGTCacagtcaactctaccagaatagaatggcaagagctttcaacaaaaag aaattgacggagagatttggccaaaacctatcaactcagacgcagtcaagagatactatatttaggattgtttacatttcttcatttgatATAACTGAACTACACTTGACCTAA
- the LOC138899058 gene encoding uncharacterized protein — MIRKRCIDHLVRVMDTTAEVPTLESVPIMNEFLDVFPDEHPRISPNREIDFGIDVMPGTQPISILPYRVAPTKLKELKEQLRDLLEKDVFTDHKSLQYIFKQKELNLRHKRCLELLKDYEIDILYYPGKANVVADALSRKSMGSLAHLEACQRPLAQEVHELASLGVHLTDSNEGGVIVLNRVESSLVAEVKEK, encoded by the exons atgatcaggaagCGATGTATTgatcatttggtccgagttatgGACACCACcgctgaggtgcctacccttgaatccGTGCCAATTATGAATGAATTCCTCgatgtctttccggatgagcaCCCTAGAATTTCTCcaaatagggagattgattttgggattgatgtgatgcctggaacgcagcctatatccattctaCCTTATAGAGTGGCGCCGACgaaattaaaagagctaaaggaacaactaagggatttgctagagaaag atgtattcacggaccacaagagtcttcaatacattttcaagcaaaaggaattgaacttaaggcacaAAAGGTGTcttgagttgctcaaagattatgaaaTCGACATTTTGTAttatccggggaaagctaatgtggtggcagatgctcttagtcggaaatctatgggtagtttggctcacttggaggcatgtcaaaggcccttggcccaGGAGGTTCACGagttggccagtttgggagttcACCTTACAGACTCTaatgaagggggagtgattgtgctAAATAGGGTGGAATCATCGCTTGTGGCGGAAGTCAAGGAGAAATAA
- the LOC138899059 gene encoding uncharacterized protein, with product MYHDLKEVYWWNDLKRGVADFVAKCSKCQQGRRCRSPIWWFEVGEDELIGPDLVHQVMEKVKIIKERLKTPQCHQKSYSEVPRRDLDFKKDKGDHAVWKEREIKSEKVVKDPTLIVPVETIAVNEELSYEEIPVSILDRQIRKLKNKEIASLKVLWRNQQVEEATWEAEEEMKEKYPHLFE from the exons atgtatcatgacctcaaggaagtttactggtggaatgacttgaagaggggtgtggcggactttgtggcaaaatgttcaaaATGTCAACAG ggtagaagatgtagatcaccaatttggtggttcgaggttggagaagatgaactaataggaccagaccttgtacatcaggttatggaaaaggttaagatcataaaagagagGTTGAAAACTCCTCAGtgtcatcaaaaatcctattcggaagTTCCTCGCAGAGACTTAGATTTCAAGAAAGATaaaggggatcatgcggtttggaaagaaagggaaattaagtccgag AAAGTAGTTAAAGATCCTACACTCATCgttccggttgagaccattgcagttaatgaagaattgtcatatgaagagattccagtttccattcttgataggcagatCCGAAAGTTgaagaataaagaaattgcctccttgaaagtgttatggcgaaaccagcaggttgaagaagCCACGTGGGAAGCCGAAGAAGAGATGAAGGAgaagtatcctcacttgtttgaatag
- the LOC138899060 gene encoding uncharacterized protein, which translates to MVVSVLKIEVEGELLLDYARVFDLVIENFDFPKRVEHSVTFWSSVAKTQIYYIPCRRSNKGLCTDFKVIPSENLTTLHKLLVIDLEITRKKRIRVLYVQPKIKWEALTEDKAWELGVKLLTMGAWRSSGDASLIWTMMAQCIKEAAREVLGVSKGYYDGRNGDLWWNREVQGKVNTKKATYLNLVESIDEEEKMLNLEWYKLVRKQV; encoded by the coding sequence ATGGTGGTTTCAGTTTTAAAGATAGAAGTAGAGGGAGAATTGTTGCTGGATTATGCTAGAGTGTTTGATTTGGTGATAGAAAACTTTGATTTTCCGAAGAGGGTGGAACACTCAGTCACCTTCTGGAGCTCGGTGGCCAAGACCCAGATTTACTATATACCATGCAGGAGGTCCAATAAAGGACTTTGCACGGATTTCaaggtcatcccgagtgagaacctcaCGACCCTTCATAAACTCCTCGTGATAGATCTCGAGATCACGAGGAAAAAGAGGATAAGGGTGTTGTATGTCCAACCTAAGATCAAGTGGGAAGCCTTGACTGAAGACAAAGCATGGGAGTTGGGGGTTAAGTTGTTGACgatgggagcttggaggagtagtggAGATGCGAGCCTGATATGGACCATGATGGCGCAGTGCATTAAGGAAGCTGCcagagaggtattaggggtctcgAAGGGTTACTACGATGGTCGCAACGGAGACTTGTGGTGGAATAGAGAGGTCCAAGGAAAGGTGAACACCAAGAAAGCAACGTATCTGAATTTAGTAGAAAGCATTGATGAGGAGGAGAAGATGTTGAATTTGGAGTGGTATAAGTTGGTTAGGAAGCAggtctaa